Genomic window (Flavobacterium oreochromis):
AATGCACTTGTCAATAGGTTCTATCATCATTACCATGCCAGCACCACCACCAAATTGGTAATCGTCTATACTACGACGCTTATCAATGGTGTAATCTCTTAAATTATGAAAATGAACCTCAACTAACCCTTTTTGTATAGCTCTTTTCATGATAGAGCCTTCAAAAGGACTTTGCATTAATTCAGGTAAAACGGTAATAATATCTATTCTCATATTCTTCAGTTACAAAGGCGCAAAGATACAAAGTCACAAAGGATTTGCCAACTGAATTCTGAGGCTGATTGAATTAAACTCCAAATTGTCGTAAATGATGATCTAAATGATTCCATTGAAGTTTATTCCAATCCTGATTAGATAATTTGCCCCAAAAAGGATGAGTATTGAGTTTGATAATCTGGATTCCGTCTTGAAATTTTCGTGTTTTTTTAATCAATTCGGATTTTGTTTTTTCAAAATCGTATTTTTCTTTAAAAATAAATTGAGGAGCCGTAGGGCTATTGTGTTTAAATTCATTATTTAATACCTTTTTTTTAATTATTCGTCCAAATAATTGCATTATAAAAGGTATTTTTAAGACTAAATCGCCAGTAGCAACATCTATTGGAGCAATACAATGTTTCATCATTTGATCAACACTCATGTTACCCCATAAAGCTTCACTTTCAGGGGTTAATTTTTCAATTCGACATATTAATTCTTCATTGTCGGATGGTATAAAGATGTTTTTCATTTTTTAGTATCGTTTTTTTGAGTTATATTTTGGTAGCAGTTAAACTGAATACCATAGGAATTTTATTTTCTAAATGTTTAATTCTGAACTTACCTTTTTCAAATTCTTCTGTTTGATTAAAGCAGTTATAAGGGGAGTAGTCATATTCCTCAAAAGAATTAATTTGAAAACCATTTTTGATTAGTGAATTTAAAACCTCTGAGGTTGGATGGTTCCATGATATAGTTTTAGTTTCTATATTTGAATTACGATTTCCATAGGTTCCTTTTTCTTCTTCTATAATAGTTTCTACATTAAAATAATTATAAATTATTTTTTTAAAATCATTGTCAAACATCCAGACAAATGGGTGGAATTCTACAAAAACTAATTTACCATTAGGTTTTAATAAATGGGCTATAATATTTGCCCACTTATCTAAATCTGGTAACCAGCCAATGGTTCCGTAACTAGTAAAAACTAAATCAAATTTTTTCTTTATATGATTAGGAGTATCATAAACATCGCAACAAATGAATTGAGTATTTAGTCCTAATTGAGTATTTAATTTTTGAGCAGTTTCGATTGCTTTATCGGATAAATCAATACCTGTTACTTGTGCTCCCATACGTTGTAAAGACATTGAATCTTGTCCGAAATGACACTGTAAATGTAAAATGTTTTTATTTTGAATATTACCTAATAGATTTAATTCAATATTATTTAATGTTGATTTACCTTTTAAAAAAGCATTATTGTCGTAAAAATCAGAGTTGATGTGTACAATGGTTTTTTCGTTCCAAGTTTTCTTGTTTATTTCTAAGTAGTCTGCTTTTTTCATTTTATAAATATAGTTCCATTTGTATGTCAGCTCTTACATAATCAGTCTCTTCTAAAGGGACTTCGATAAAATTAAATTTACGGTATAAGTTAAGAGCGGGAATTAGTTTCGTACTTGATAAAAGAAATATTTTCTTTGCTTTTTGAGAAATAGCATAATCAATGCAAGCATTCATTAATAAGGAACTTAATTTCATACCTTGAAAATTCTTATCTACAGCCATTTTAGCTAATTCATAAGTATTAGAATTTGTTTTGATCATTGCTACAGTTCCTACAACTTGATTGTTAGCTAAACAAAAGAAGATTGTACCCTTTTTTTTGGATAATATCTTGCTCTATGTTTTTGAATGTAATAAGATCGTGTGGTTCTATGTAGAAAAATTCTTCCAGCCATGCTTTATTAAGACGAATAAAATCTTCTTTGTATTTAGGGGCATAGCTAATTATTTTGATGTCCATTTGAATATAAAATCGTAATTTTGTTTCTCAAATTTAATAAAATAAAGTGATGCAAGACGGTATTTACGCAAAATTTAATACTTCTAAAGGAGCTGTTTTAGTGAAATTAACACATGATTTAACTCCTGGAACTGTGGGTAACTTTGTAGGTTTAGCAGAAGGGAATTTAGAGAATTCAGTTAAGCCTCAAGGGCAAAAATATTATGATGGATTAAAATTCCATCGTGTTATTCCTGATTTTATGATTCAAGGAGGATGTCCTTTAGGAACAGGAACAGGTGATGCAGGGTATAAATTTGATGATGAATTTCATCCTTCTTTAAAACATGATGGGCCAGGTGTTTTATCTATGGCTAATGCAGGGCCAGGAACAAATGGTTCTCAATTTTTTATCACCCATGTAGCAACGCCTTGGTTAGATGGAAAACATACTGTATTTGGTCATGTAGTAGATGGGCAAAATGTTGT
Coding sequences:
- a CDS encoding class I SAM-dependent methyltransferase, with the protein product MKKADYLEINKKTWNEKTIVHINSDFYDNNAFLKGKSTLNNIELNLLGNIQNKNILHLQCHFGQDSMSLQRMGAQVTGIDLSDKAIETAQKLNTQLGLNTQFICCDVYDTPNHIKKKFDLVFTSYGTIGWLPDLDKWANIIAHLLKPNGKLVFVEFHPFVWMFDNDFKKIIYNYFNVETIIEEEKGTYGNRNSNIETKTISWNHPTSEVLNSLIKNGFQINSFEEYDYSPYNCFNQTEEFEKGKFRIKHLENKIPMVFSLTATKI
- a CDS encoding DUF1569 domain-containing protein, which codes for MKNIFIPSDNEELICRIEKLTPESEALWGNMSVDQMMKHCIAPIDVATGDLVLKIPFIMQLFGRIIKKKVLNNEFKHNSPTAPQFIFKEKYDFEKTKSELIKKTRKFQDGIQIIKLNTHPFWGKLSNQDWNKLQWNHLDHHLRQFGV
- a CDS encoding GNAT family N-acetyltransferase — encoded protein: MLSKKKGTIFFCLANNQVVGTVAMIKTNSNTYELAKMAVDKNFQGMKLSSLLMNACIDYAISQKAKKIFLLSSTKLIPALNLYRKFNFIEVPLEETDYVRADIQMELYL